GTGGGGCAACCAGACGAGCATCCTCGTGGGCGATTTCCTTATATCCCAGGCCTTCTCCATGATGGTGGAGGTGGGAGACTTAAGGATCCTCGACATAGTCTCCCTGACTACAAAAAAGATGACCGAGGGAGAAATGTTTCAGATCGCCCTTGAAAATGCATTGAACATAACCGAGGAGCAGTATCTCAAGCTCATCCACAACAAAACCGCCGTACTGATCGCCTCGGCCTGCAGGATAGGGGCACTTTTGGGCGGAACGGAAAAATCGAACGAGGAAAAGCTGGCAAAATTCGGCGAGGGGGTGGGCATGGCGTTCCAGATAGTGGATGACGTCCTCGATTATTCCTCCGACCTGAAAGAGGTGGGTAAACCGGTCGGAAACGACCTGGCGGAACAGAAGGCGACCCTCCCCTTGATATTCTCCCTTTTGAAAATGAGCGACGGGGAGAGAGATAAAACGGCAGAGATTTTTTTCGCCGACAAAAAAAGCGAAGAAGACTTCAGCTACATTTTCGGCATCGTAAAACAACACGGCGGAATAGAATATTCCATGAAAAAGGCCAAGTCCTTTACCGAAAGCGCGAAAGAGGAGCTGGTGGATTTTCCCGATTCCGAGGAAAAACAGGCACTTTTTGATCTCGCGGACTACGTAATAGAGAGAAGGGCTTAAAACACCGGCGGCGGTTGGCGATTGGATATATCTTGGATCAGGGGGAGTAGGCAAGATTTTTGGGGGGGCCGGGCAGGATTTGAATTGAG
Above is a window of Candidatus Zymogenus saltonus DNA encoding:
- a CDS encoding polyprenyl synthetase family protein; the encoded protein is MTKPFALIQSELEEVEAEIRRNIYSEVNLIPEIVKHIMFSGGKRFRPALLILCSRLFKNENNRKSISLAGVIELVHTATLLHDDVVDSAELRRGVESANILWGNQTSILVGDFLISQAFSMMVEVGDLRILDIVSLTTKKMTEGEMFQIALENALNITEEQYLKLIHNKTAVLIASACRIGALLGGTEKSNEEKLAKFGEGVGMAFQIVDDVLDYSSDLKEVGKPVGNDLAEQKATLPLIFSLLKMSDGERDKTAEIFFADKKSEEDFSYIFGIVKQHGGIEYSMKKAKSFTESAKEELVDFPDSEEKQALFDLADYVIERRA